Proteins encoded together in one Marinobacter sp. Arc7-DN-1 window:
- a CDS encoding phasin family protein — MTNDLFEKATRLNETLFEQFSKAAEMQMNAFRRYADVTREQARKVSEVRDLEGLKSLTGDQAETLKSLSEQFTADWKAWQDYFNESREQFQKVFEKAQEETTKPGPKAAK; from the coding sequence ATGACTAATGACCTGTTTGAAAAAGCCACGCGCCTGAACGAGACCCTGTTCGAGCAGTTCAGCAAGGCTGCGGAAATGCAGATGAATGCCTTCCGCCGCTATGCTGATGTCACCAGGGAACAGGCCAGGAAAGTTTCTGAAGTACGGGACCTGGAGGGGCTGAAATCCCTGACCGGTGACCAGGCCGAAACCCTCAAGTCCCTCAGCGAACAGTTTACTGCAGACTGGAAAGCCTGGCAGGACTACTTCAACGAAAGCCGGGAGCAATTTCAGAAGGTGTTCGAGAAGGCCCAGGAAGAAACCACAAAACCCGGCCCGAAAGCCGCCAAGTAA
- a CDS encoding PHA/PHB synthase family protein has protein sequence MFGLDTLGKTVNQLVNSFETNVRQGQQQLEKLLGDAGVMDDAKLSTLTEMSDAYRTMAEDLLLHPLRFAGAELDLARKHLALSYYTLARLAGKGEPPVAAPEPDDRRFQAEDWHRHLPFDVLHQAYLINSRAFLNWVEGIGGMPEAGRDQMLFYGRQLTSLLSPSNFPATNPEVLRITWERKGMNLVDGGRQLIEDLRQNPSLFNVGMTDRSAFEVGRNLATTPGKVIFQNELMQLIQYSPTTETVSKRPLLIVPPWINKYYILDLTTRNSFIQWLVNQGQTVFIISWRNPGPSLRDKGWDDYMQLGPLAAMDAVTETTGEERMNVIGYCIGGTLLGSTLAWLKKKRRNPVASATYLTTLLDFSDPGGIGVFINDHSLRGIERMLERKGYLDGRAMAFTFNLLRENELFWSFWTNNYLKGQKPAAFDLLYWNTDGTNLPAKMHSFYLREMYLNNRLVQPDSLTLAGESINLSEIDVPSFFLSARQDHIAKWKTTYKGALAHGGDVRFILSGSGHIAGVINPPYKEKYGYWTNDTLVPDADDWLDSSEHHPGSWWPHWLEWIATFSEEKVPARVPGDGKLPALEDAPGSYVKVKAADAAKC, from the coding sequence ATGTTCGGCCTGGATACGCTCGGCAAAACCGTCAATCAGCTGGTTAACAGCTTTGAAACCAATGTCCGGCAGGGGCAGCAGCAACTGGAGAAGCTGCTCGGGGATGCAGGCGTCATGGACGACGCGAAACTCTCTACCCTGACTGAAATGTCTGATGCCTACCGGACCATGGCCGAGGATCTGTTGCTCCATCCGCTCAGGTTTGCCGGTGCGGAGCTGGATCTGGCCCGCAAACACCTGGCGCTGAGTTATTACACCCTTGCGCGTTTGGCGGGCAAGGGGGAGCCGCCGGTGGCTGCGCCGGAGCCTGACGACCGGCGTTTCCAGGCTGAAGACTGGCACCGGCATCTGCCTTTTGATGTTCTGCACCAGGCCTACCTGATCAATTCCCGGGCGTTCCTGAACTGGGTGGAAGGTATCGGAGGCATGCCCGAGGCGGGGCGGGACCAGATGCTGTTCTATGGCAGGCAACTGACCAGCCTGCTCTCGCCCTCGAACTTTCCGGCAACCAATCCGGAAGTGCTCAGGATTACCTGGGAGCGCAAGGGCATGAACCTGGTCGATGGGGGCCGCCAGCTGATCGAGGACCTGCGTCAGAACCCGTCACTGTTCAATGTCGGCATGACTGATCGCTCCGCCTTTGAGGTGGGCCGGAACCTGGCAACCACCCCGGGCAAGGTAATCTTTCAGAATGAGCTGATGCAACTGATCCAGTATTCGCCCACAACGGAAACCGTCAGCAAGCGTCCCCTTCTGATCGTGCCTCCCTGGATCAACAAGTATTACATCCTGGACCTGACCACCAGGAACTCCTTCATCCAGTGGCTGGTGAACCAGGGTCAGACCGTTTTTATCATTTCCTGGCGTAACCCCGGGCCCTCGCTCCGGGACAAGGGCTGGGACGACTACATGCAACTGGGGCCATTGGCCGCCATGGATGCGGTAACCGAGACCACCGGCGAAGAACGGATGAATGTCATCGGATACTGCATCGGTGGCACCCTGTTGGGCTCCACTCTCGCCTGGCTGAAGAAAAAGCGGCGCAACCCGGTGGCGAGCGCAACTTATCTGACAACCCTGCTGGATTTTTCGGACCCGGGCGGCATCGGCGTGTTTATCAACGATCACTCCCTCCGGGGGATCGAGCGCATGCTTGAGCGCAAGGGCTATCTGGACGGCCGCGCCATGGCCTTTACCTTCAACCTGCTCCGGGAAAACGAGCTGTTCTGGTCGTTCTGGACCAATAACTATCTGAAGGGACAGAAACCGGCCGCCTTTGACCTGCTCTACTGGAACACCGACGGCACCAACCTGCCGGCGAAGATGCACAGCTTCTATCTGCGGGAAATGTATCTGAATAACCGGCTGGTGCAGCCGGATTCACTGACCCTGGCCGGGGAATCCATCAACCTGTCCGAGATCGATGTGCCATCCTTTTTCCTCTCGGCCAGGCAAGACCATATCGCCAAGTGGAAAACCACCTACAAAGGCGCGCTGGCGCACGGTGGTGATGTTCGCTTTATACTCTCCGGCTCGGGCCATATCGCCGGGGTGATCAACCCGCCTTACAAGGAAAAATATGGCTACTGGACCAACGACACGCTGGTACCGGACGCCGACGACTGGCTCGACAGCTCCGAACACCATCCGGGATCCTGGTGGCCACACTGGCTTGAGTGGATTGCTACGTTCTCTGAAGAGAAAGTACCAGCCCGCGTACCGGGAGATGGCAAACTGCCCGCACTTGAGGACGCTCCCGGGAGCTATGTGAAAGTTAAAGCGGCGGATGCGGCGAAATGTTAG
- a CDS encoding diguanylate cyclase domain-containing protein gives MGRPLPISRIMHSGFLLHCSPDTPIADAAAQMAERSVSSILITENGQVTGIWTERDALTIDFSEPASFERPISSVMSSPVLTLPGDMDAGEAALRFRDTGKRHFLIVDESGSHLGILSQTDLALNQGLEPYLRLREVSTAIPHPPLVVDGQVALAEVAAIMHRHQAGAVVVDCHDEGLGILTERDIVRLIACNTGNALAADLAIRPLLTVSESEPLIRARDLLINHRIRHLAVTNSRGEVTGLIGYNDMLAGAEQMYLDDLREALEQRDQALAKSRQTLQLAERVIESSFEGIMVTDRDINIEFVNPAFTLLTGYSQDEVVGKTPQILSSGRHDDDFYQRMWNSLVTHGYWRGEIWNRRKTGELYLELLTITAITDEEGNTTHYAGLFTDITQNRKNEEQIRQLAYYDALTGIPNRRLLEDRLEHAIRHAHRRSSLLAVMFMDLDHFKGVNDRLGHAAGDELLLQFTSRVQSCLREDDTLARLGGDEFIVLLPDLEHLDDVYRVAERLIARNHEPYHINGESLNVGSSIGISLYPRDGITASELLQGADIAMYRAKQDGRNLFRLFNPAVAEDA, from the coding sequence ATGGGGCGACCGCTACCAATATCACGCATCATGCACAGCGGTTTTTTGCTGCACTGCTCTCCGGACACCCCCATCGCTGACGCAGCGGCTCAGATGGCAGAGCGCTCGGTCAGCTCGATTCTGATTACCGAAAATGGTCAGGTGACCGGCATCTGGACCGAGCGTGATGCCCTGACAATCGACTTTTCCGAGCCGGCCAGCTTTGAACGTCCGATCAGTTCAGTCATGAGCTCGCCGGTGCTCACCCTGCCCGGGGATATGGATGCGGGCGAGGCCGCCCTGCGGTTTCGGGATACCGGGAAACGGCATTTCCTTATTGTCGATGAGTCCGGTTCACATTTGGGCATCCTGTCCCAGACCGACCTTGCCCTCAATCAGGGACTTGAGCCCTACCTGCGGCTGAGGGAGGTCAGTACCGCCATCCCGCACCCCCCGCTGGTCGTGGATGGGCAGGTTGCCCTCGCTGAGGTTGCGGCGATCATGCATCGGCATCAGGCTGGTGCCGTCGTGGTCGATTGCCATGACGAGGGGCTGGGCATTCTCACCGAAAGGGATATAGTCCGATTGATTGCGTGCAATACCGGTAATGCCCTGGCCGCCGACCTGGCCATCCGGCCATTACTGACCGTCAGCGAATCCGAGCCGTTAATTCGTGCCAGGGACCTGCTGATCAATCACCGGATCCGGCATCTGGCCGTAACCAACAGCCGGGGTGAGGTCACTGGCCTGATTGGCTACAACGACATGCTTGCGGGTGCCGAGCAGATGTACCTGGACGATTTGCGGGAAGCACTGGAGCAACGGGACCAGGCACTTGCGAAATCCCGGCAGACCCTGCAACTGGCGGAGCGGGTGATCGAGTCTTCCTTCGAAGGCATCATGGTGACGGACAGGGACATAAACATTGAGTTCGTCAATCCGGCGTTCACGCTACTCACAGGTTACAGCCAGGACGAAGTTGTAGGGAAAACACCGCAAATCCTGTCCTCGGGCCGTCACGACGACGATTTTTACCAGCGGATGTGGAATTCGCTGGTCACCCATGGCTACTGGCGGGGCGAGATATGGAACCGGCGCAAGACCGGAGAGCTCTATCTGGAGCTGCTGACGATCACCGCCATCACCGATGAAGAGGGCAACACCACCCACTACGCCGGGCTCTTCACGGACATCACCCAGAACAGGAAGAACGAGGAGCAGATCCGCCAACTTGCCTACTACGATGCCCTAACGGGCATTCCGAATCGCCGGCTTCTTGAGGATCGCCTTGAACACGCCATTCGCCATGCCCATCGCCGCTCATCCCTGCTGGCAGTCATGTTCATGGATCTGGACCATTTCAAGGGCGTTAACGACAGGCTTGGCCACGCTGCCGGCGATGAATTACTGCTTCAGTTCACAAGCCGTGTCCAGAGCTGCTTGCGTGAAGACGATACCCTGGCCCGGCTCGGCGGGGACGAATTCATTGTCCTGTTGCCCGATCTGGAACATCTTGACGATGTCTATCGGGTGGCAGAACGATTGATCGCCAGAAACCATGAACCCTACCACATCAACGGCGAGTCCCTGAACGTGGGTTCCAGTATCGGCATCAGCCTTTACCCCCGGGATGGCATTACCGCCTCCGAATTGCTGCAAGGTGCCGACATCGCCATGTATCGGGCCAAGCAGGACGGACGGAACCTGTTCCGGTTATTCAACCCTGCGGTTGCTGAAGACGCCTGA